Proteins from one Leptonema illini DSM 21528 genomic window:
- a CDS encoding Crp/Fnr family transcriptional regulator: MSPKVIEIVQRITARDIPGGTIIFKEGAESTDEMYFVFKGEISIYKIRDGQPREINRIKPGNFFGEMALIQSKPRLATAKVVSESAKLAIIDKPMLLKLAGSSPEFLFYLLRHAVSRLLIAEDKLQAVREELRNEKLKKGIV, translated from the coding sequence ATGTCTCCTAAGGTGATTGAGATCGTGCAGAGGATTACGGCGCGGGATATTCCCGGCGGCACGATCATTTTTAAAGAAGGCGCCGAGTCGACGGATGAGATGTACTTCGTTTTCAAGGGAGAGATCAGCATCTACAAGATTCGCGACGGACAGCCAAGGGAGATCAACCGCATCAAGCCGGGTAACTTCTTCGGAGAGATGGCCCTGATTCAGTCTAAGCCGCGACTGGCGACGGCGAAAGTCGTCAGCGAGTCGGCGAAGCTCGCCATCATCGACAAACCCATGTTGCTCAAACTCGCCGGATCAAGCCCCGAATTCCTTTTTTATCTGCTGCGCCATGCCGTTTCGCGCCTGCTTATCGCCGAAGATAAACTACAGGCCGTGCGCGAAGAGCTGCGCAACGAGAAGCTGAAGAAAGGAATCGTATAA
- a CDS encoding cyclic nucleotide-binding domain-containing protein, producing MSLNVFEYVNNLPVMLYKEKDVVFAQDDASDGKMFFVAEGELAVLRRIEGDTHELNRLHPGDFFGEMAILNKMPRSATIVVTSKHAKLGYLDEPMFLKIARVNPIFHYSLLKLVIQRIGQIEDDIEESLEELKKLRG from the coding sequence ATGTCGCTGAACGTATTCGAATATGTAAATAACCTGCCCGTCATGCTCTACAAAGAGAAAGACGTCGTCTTCGCCCAGGACGACGCCTCGGACGGAAAGATGTTCTTCGTCGCCGAAGGCGAGCTTGCCGTGCTTCGCCGCATCGAAGGCGATACGCATGAACTGAACCGTTTGCATCCCGGAGATTTCTTCGGCGAGATGGCCATTTTAAACAAGATGCCTCGCTCGGCGACGATCGTCGTCACCTCGAAACATGCGAAGCTCGGCTATTTAGACGAGCCTATGTTTCTCAAGATCGCCAGGGTGAATCCGATCTTTCACTATTCTCTTTTGAAACTGGTGATCCAGCGCATCGGACAGATTGAAGACGATATCGAAGAGTCTCTCGAGGAGTTGAAGAAGCTGCGCGGATAA
- a CDS encoding putative bifunctional diguanylate cyclase/phosphodiesterase, with product MAGIRRRLLRLLMRLYQRRRLLSLGLLFTALYIGGFVVAFHRFGTALILLSFLPNAVLSLGGKRYGILAGTLIGAINTIFIVVYLPEITGELFYSSVLIDFLVQILIGLGVGHLRDSQRTMERIVRQRQHAINRVRHMALHDSLTGLANHRLLYEELDLEIRHAQRDKKRLAVLFIDIDDFKHVNASLGYHEGDELLKHTGKAILDSLRLSDTVARFGGDEFIAVLPGIGSAEDILPVTNRLLKAIQTASATVRLSISGGIAVYPEDGTTPADLVRNATDAMFVAKENGKGLFRYWKEVQHETIRHRLAVEAALQSALLRDEFRLFYQPILHITDGHIIGAEALLRWTSPELGEISPAVFIPVAEKSGVIREIGLWVLDRVLSDLKALNVKGQALEFIAVNVSTVQLIDPHFPAQALQKIRSAGIDPSRLEFEVTETGIALQGNPAGLLAPIKKIGVRIALDDFGTGNSSLRYLSDLPIDVLKIDGSFVKKTMVDSKAAVITHTIVSLALLLNLNIVAECIENEEERQTMYFMGVDRMQGFLFSPAVAFEEFSAMLSRNHSLPPIETIDSHP from the coding sequence ATGGCCGGAATTCGAAGACGTCTGCTTCGCCTGCTGATGCGGCTGTACCAGCGACGAAGGTTACTCAGCCTTGGCCTGCTTTTCACGGCCCTGTATATCGGCGGGTTTGTCGTCGCTTTTCATCGATTCGGCACGGCACTGATTCTGCTCTCTTTTCTTCCTAACGCCGTCCTGTCGCTCGGTGGAAAACGCTACGGCATTCTTGCCGGCACGTTGATCGGCGCGATCAACACCATTTTCATCGTCGTCTATCTGCCCGAAATCACCGGCGAGCTCTTCTACAGCAGCGTTCTCATCGATTTTCTCGTTCAGATTCTGATCGGTCTGGGCGTGGGTCATCTTCGCGATAGCCAGCGCACGATGGAGCGCATCGTCAGGCAGAGGCAGCATGCCATTAATAGAGTGCGGCACATGGCCCTGCATGATTCGCTGACAGGTTTAGCCAATCATCGACTTCTCTATGAAGAGCTGGATCTCGAAATACGGCATGCACAACGCGATAAAAAGCGGCTGGCCGTTCTCTTCATCGACATCGACGATTTCAAGCACGTGAACGCCTCACTGGGTTATCATGAAGGCGACGAATTACTCAAGCATACCGGCAAGGCCATTCTTGACTCTCTGCGTCTCAGCGACACGGTCGCCCGCTTCGGCGGCGACGAATTCATCGCCGTTCTGCCAGGGATCGGGTCAGCAGAGGATATCCTGCCTGTCACGAATCGATTGCTCAAAGCCATTCAAACAGCATCTGCGACGGTTCGTCTTTCCATCAGCGGCGGCATCGCCGTATACCCCGAAGACGGGACAACGCCGGCCGATCTGGTCCGCAATGCCACCGATGCGATGTTTGTGGCCAAAGAAAACGGAAAAGGACTCTTTCGTTACTGGAAAGAAGTACAGCACGAAACGATCCGGCATCGTCTTGCCGTCGAAGCGGCTTTACAGAGCGCTCTGCTGCGCGATGAATTCCGACTGTTTTATCAGCCCATCCTGCATATTACGGACGGCCATATTATCGGCGCCGAGGCGTTGCTACGATGGACAAGCCCCGAACTGGGCGAGATCTCGCCCGCAGTCTTTATTCCTGTCGCCGAGAAAAGCGGCGTTATACGCGAGATCGGCCTCTGGGTTCTGGATCGCGTGCTCTCTGATCTGAAGGCTCTGAACGTGAAAGGCCAGGCCCTTGAATTTATCGCCGTGAACGTTTCCACAGTGCAGCTCATCGACCCGCACTTTCCAGCGCAGGCTCTACAGAAAATCCGGAGCGCCGGCATTGATCCGTCCAGACTTGAGTTTGAAGTGACCGAAACGGGCATAGCGCTTCAGGGCAATCCGGCGGGATTGCTTGCGCCGATCAAAAAGATCGGCGTGCGCATCGCTCTTGATGATTTCGGTACGGGTAACTCTTCGCTGCGTTATCTTTCAGATCTGCCTATTGACGTTTTGAAAATCGACGGATCGTTCGTTAAGAAGACGATGGTCGACTCCAAAGCCGCCGTGATCACGCATACGATCGTCTCGCTGGCGCTTTTATTGAATCTGAATATCGTCGCCGAATGCATCGAAAACGAAGAGGAACGACAGACCATGTATTTCATGGGTGTGGATCGAATGCAGGGATTTCTTTTCAGTCCTGCCGTAGCCTTCGAAGAATTCTCGGCCATGCTCAGCCGCAATCACTCGCTGCCTCCGATTGAAACGATAGATTCCCATCCGTAA
- a CDS encoding methyl-accepting chemotaxis protein translates to MRNNVPVTNHQFEIPGNVILVSRTDAKGRILYANDAFVDVSGFEREELVGQAHNIVRHPDVPPEVFRDLWSSLQAGRPWSGIVKNRRKDGDHYWVRANVNAIRGGGYHSVRFAATAEEIADAERLYERLKTDSAVALEGGHLQRKGGWAALRRRLERITLRQRFLTFILLSTALFSYVFGYAWIGLLASRDAMHSLYETQMKTAGMITEIVSLQHQTDNEVLLAYQHSPDAATKELHTHPVSFHLDRIDSFLKEIDARWKTYDAMQHDADEIALAREYRAKEAVWRKTVLATMAGPRENRYPSDLLGVFLKEGRRQSDDLMQAADRLAQFQESTAEAHFAAAEGRYNTVLVTFSAVLLLLVCVMLPIGFSIGSKFFRVTREAMDVARRIADGDIEKGIVVRGQDEFADLMTSLEMMRNNLMELLGELRIEMNQLRIDGFEEDQSRGHFDFHSMISANTELRSRIRSLLHQTQDTVVRLKEEALALDESAERSLKRSVVQQESTTTMAASVEELLSSIEHASDRADKARQTVHSSVNRLEIGETTIQTLLDEVRRISSAVSDSAEIIRQLDAEAVRVAEILSLVSEITDRTNLLALNAAIEAARAGDYGRGFAVVADEVTKLATRTSQATVQIHEMVGRMQKGAKNAASSMDATVNLAVNGSGLAEQANRELSFIRDANMVIVGAVANIEKVLKEQESSAGSISGLVSGVAESSDRMIGDAHHTSKAAINLGTIAESLQELVSQFEIRDRITRKSS, encoded by the coding sequence ATGCGTAACAATGTTCCGGTTACGAATCACCAGTTTGAAATCCCCGGCAATGTGATCCTGGTTAGCCGCACCGACGCGAAAGGACGTATCCTTTATGCGAACGACGCTTTTGTGGACGTTTCCGGATTTGAACGCGAAGAGCTTGTCGGTCAGGCTCATAATATCGTCAGACATCCCGACGTTCCACCCGAAGTCTTTCGCGATCTCTGGAGCAGTCTACAGGCCGGGCGACCCTGGTCGGGCATCGTTAAGAATCGCCGCAAAGACGGCGACCATTACTGGGTGAGGGCGAACGTGAACGCCATCCGCGGTGGGGGGTATCATTCCGTTCGCTTCGCGGCGACGGCCGAAGAGATCGCCGATGCCGAACGCCTCTATGAACGCCTGAAAACCGACTCCGCTGTCGCTCTCGAAGGTGGCCATTTGCAACGTAAAGGTGGCTGGGCGGCGCTTCGCCGTCGGCTGGAGCGCATTACGCTTCGCCAGCGCTTCCTCACATTTATTCTGTTATCCACTGCTCTTTTCAGCTATGTTTTCGGATACGCCTGGATCGGCCTGCTGGCCTCTCGCGATGCGATGCATTCTCTCTACGAAACGCAGATGAAGACGGCCGGTATGATTACCGAGATCGTGTCGTTGCAGCATCAGACTGATAACGAAGTGCTGCTTGCCTACCAGCATTCTCCCGATGCGGCGACGAAAGAACTGCATACGCATCCGGTGTCTTTTCATCTGGACCGCATCGATTCTTTTCTGAAAGAGATCGACGCACGCTGGAAAACCTACGATGCGATGCAGCACGATGCCGACGAAATTGCTCTTGCGAGGGAATATCGAGCGAAAGAGGCGGTGTGGCGAAAGACGGTCCTTGCGACGATGGCAGGTCCGCGTGAGAATCGTTATCCCTCTGACTTGCTCGGCGTTTTTCTAAAAGAAGGTCGCCGACAATCCGACGATCTGATGCAGGCTGCCGACCGTCTGGCTCAATTTCAGGAATCGACGGCTGAGGCGCATTTTGCGGCGGCTGAGGGACGCTATAACACGGTCCTTGTAACGTTCAGCGCCGTATTGCTCCTGCTTGTATGTGTGATGCTGCCGATCGGCTTTTCCATAGGCAGCAAATTCTTTCGCGTAACACGGGAGGCGATGGATGTTGCCCGACGCATCGCCGACGGCGATATTGAGAAAGGCATAGTGGTTCGCGGCCAGGATGAGTTCGCCGATTTAATGACGTCGCTTGAGATGATGCGCAACAATCTGATGGAGCTTCTTGGCGAGCTGCGTATTGAGATGAACCAGCTGCGTATCGACGGCTTTGAAGAGGATCAATCACGCGGGCACTTTGATTTTCATTCGATGATCTCTGCGAATACGGAGCTTCGCAGTCGCATACGATCGCTGCTTCATCAAACGCAGGATACTGTCGTTCGTCTTAAAGAAGAGGCCCTTGCTCTCGACGAGTCCGCCGAACGCAGTCTGAAGCGATCGGTTGTGCAGCAGGAATCGACGACGACGATGGCTGCCTCTGTGGAAGAGCTGTTATCTTCCATCGAACACGCCAGCGATCGAGCAGATAAGGCCAGACAGACCGTGCACAGCTCCGTAAACCGTCTTGAAATCGGCGAGACGACGATTCAGACGCTGCTTGACGAGGTGCGACGCATCTCATCGGCCGTTTCGGATTCGGCTGAAATCATCAGACAGCTTGATGCGGAGGCCGTTCGCGTCGCCGAGATCCTTTCGCTTGTGAGCGAGATCACCGATCGCACCAATCTGCTCGCCTTGAACGCCGCTATCGAGGCCGCGCGTGCGGGCGACTATGGACGCGGTTTTGCCGTCGTCGCCGATGAGGTGACCAAGCTGGCGACGCGCACAAGCCAGGCGACGGTACAGATTCATGAAATGGTCGGACGTATGCAAAAGGGTGCGAAGAACGCCGCCTCAAGCATGGACGCGACCGTAAACCTCGCCGTGAACGGAAGCGGCCTGGCCGAACAGGCGAATCGCGAGCTCAGCTTTATACGCGATGCAAACATGGTTATCGTCGGCGCCGTGGCCAATATAGAAAAGGTGCTCAAAGAGCAGGAATCCAGCGCCGGCAGCATCTCGGGGCTTGTTTCGGGTGTTGCAGAAAGCTCCGACCGGATGATCGGCGACGCCCATCATACAAGCAAGGCGGCCATCAACCTGGGCACGATCGCCGAATCGCTACAGGAACTTGTCTCGCAGTTCGAGATCCGTGATCGGATAACGCGCAAATCGAGCTGA
- a CDS encoding OmpP1/FadL family transporter, translating to MQDESCRHHPGCSESPDGAGLFHRSILSGQMRRLTVGPGAAHKVAIMFTLHRQGGAALLVTATLLLASSLQATNGMLMTSYGTRYMGMGGATLAIGGSVMDLESNPSNLTRLDDAIFEAGLSLMAPQLTYRDKFYPGNADLSYNNSVRSEPSLFPLPYIGYAAPINDRMAWGVSFYAQGGMGAEFDGILRTTPNGGTLNQLFQGLAGDPTLTLPLIGDLRQIRERTYSNLAFVKTTFGFSYQLTNALHVGVGVDVGAAQMKWEWTFKDPGGFMTMPGAGYRYESDTAYGMAGKVGLVYEITENWAASYAYTGRTNLRFDGKMSVNEGDPRYFLKPTVSMNMGYPDKHGVGVAYDNKKGLIVGLTYSRINWASVMNTIEFDLSAPYVTMPGGLVTNRLAFNMKWRDQNVYAVGVEYRPDTVAYRIGYNYGTNPVTSAGVNPLFPAITTHHASLGLGLRFDRLDVDFAVEHAFLSTVKGDTMSDWTVLHALYSFDANGIKNPYMNYEVSMQQTIFSIGIKHRSE from the coding sequence ATGCAGGATGAATCCTGCCGCCATCATCCGGGCTGCTCTGAATCGCCTGATGGCGCGGGTCTGTTCCACAGATCGATCCTTTCAGGCCAGATGCGGCGTCTGACCGTCGGGCCCGGTGCCGCTCATAAGGTGGCGATTATGTTTACCCTTCACAGACAGGGGGGAGCGGCGCTTCTTGTAACGGCGACTCTCCTGCTGGCCTCTTCCCTTCAGGCCACAAACGGAATGCTGATGACATCCTATGGTACCCGCTATATGGGCATGGGCGGTGCGACGCTTGCCATCGGCGGGTCGGTGATGGACCTTGAATCGAACCCTTCGAACTTAACCCGACTTGACGATGCGATCTTTGAGGCCGGCCTCAGCCTGATGGCGCCTCAGTTAACCTACAGAGATAAGTTTTATCCGGGAAATGCCGACCTCAGCTATAACAACTCGGTGCGAAGCGAACCGTCGCTATTTCCGTTACCGTATATCGGTTACGCCGCTCCGATCAATGATCGCATGGCGTGGGGGGTGAGTTTCTACGCTCAGGGCGGTATGGGTGCCGAATTTGACGGTATTCTGCGCACGACGCCGAACGGTGGCACGCTGAATCAGCTCTTTCAGGGGCTTGCCGGCGATCCGACGTTAACCCTTCCATTGATCGGTGATCTGCGTCAGATTCGTGAGCGTACGTATTCGAACCTGGCCTTCGTGAAGACGACGTTTGGCTTCAGCTATCAGCTGACGAACGCCCTTCATGTCGGTGTGGGCGTCGATGTCGGGGCCGCGCAGATGAAGTGGGAGTGGACGTTTAAAGATCCGGGAGGCTTCATGACGATGCCCGGTGCCGGCTATCGCTACGAAAGCGATACGGCGTATGGTATGGCGGGCAAAGTGGGCCTTGTTTACGAAATCACCGAAAACTGGGCAGCGTCCTACGCATATACGGGTCGCACCAATCTGCGCTTCGACGGTAAGATGAGCGTCAATGAAGGCGATCCGCGGTATTTCTTGAAGCCCACTGTTTCGATGAATATGGGTTATCCGGATAAACACGGCGTCGGCGTCGCCTACGATAATAAAAAGGGACTGATCGTAGGCCTGACCTATTCTCGAATCAACTGGGCCTCCGTCATGAATACGATTGAGTTCGATCTTTCCGCTCCGTATGTGACGATGCCGGGCGGCCTGGTCACGAATCGACTCGCCTTCAACATGAAATGGAGAGACCAGAACGTCTATGCCGTCGGCGTCGAATACCGGCCCGACACGGTCGCCTATCGTATCGGGTATAACTACGGAACGAATCCTGTGACTTCGGCGGGCGTGAATCCGCTTTTCCCGGCGATTACGACGCATCATGCGTCTCTGGGCCTGGGACTGCGCTTCGATCGCCTTGATGTCGACTTTGCCGTCGAGCATGCCTTCCTCTCGACGGTAAAAGGCGATACGATGTCGGATTGGACCGTTCTGCATGCCCTCTATTCTTTCGATGCGAACGGCATCAAGAACCCCTATATGAATTACGAAGTATCCATGCAACAGACGATATTCTCGATCGGGATCAAACACCGGAGCGAATGA
- a CDS encoding SpoIIE family protein phosphatase produces MRFARPLVLLLALITLPLRAESVTADRLATGYDLHSEPYWRLADGLIDPQMIEKELAEGKKPCSDERWHVETTGRSLPGAVVGQSGTVTYCRVFDLEKAPDQPMAVNLSEIDDRDRAFINGVPVGSTGDFQNAEAQAYDRTRLYLFNGDVLRQGTNVIVVHVSGFSLSARWGMINERTRIGPAELLLKEHDRLNFTQLFLLTVYATVGAYFLFLFVNRRRDRENLFFALFALALVLYQFLRTQIKYDLFDSFFILKRIEYIALMTLVPLFYLFFRAYFTVQNSRAKLILNTGGTVAIGIAAACIITYLVSPDPLFWSSVNKTFYLLGAAPLAMLQIVALLGYHAFQKNRDAIIMMTGLIVLMAAMVVDSLSTFGYINVARIGTYAFFIFVVNLALILANRFVRLHTEVEDLNQNLERKVETRTEELQLTLKEVQTLKEKQDGDYFLTSLLISPLARTDVRSERIDVQVLTRQKKAFTFNRRQSEIGGDISIAERIHLQSHPYIVYINADAMGKSIQGAGGALVIGTVFRALLARTQNTDEFRNLPPELWLKEAYREIQDVFCTFDGSMLLSASIGLIDERGILYSFNAEHPRTVLYRRAQASFVDADPMFFKFGIDIVRESFSVLVQPLEPGDVLILGTDGRDDIMLTEGINTDQDLFLRHVEKGDGNLADIIRSIRDSGELTDDLSLLRIAFAGNTSRHDAKTDSAYNRNKALKFIEIAEYDKAISLLEAAVDENPVDTESLYWLSYLQRKLAKRRKDLEKAVQTGERVHIRRPDDVRNLINLMVCYRRLGSPAATIIAEKIVALDPSSTKARRLLRFVHEE; encoded by the coding sequence ATGCGATTCGCGCGACCGTTGGTTCTGCTGCTTGCACTGATTACCCTTCCTCTTCGCGCCGAGTCTGTAACAGCGGATCGTCTTGCTACAGGATACGACCTCCACTCCGAACCCTACTGGCGCCTTGCCGATGGGCTCATCGATCCGCAGATGATAGAAAAAGAGCTCGCTGAGGGAAAAAAACCGTGCAGTGACGAGCGGTGGCACGTAGAAACGACGGGTCGATCCCTGCCGGGCGCCGTCGTCGGCCAGAGCGGCACCGTCACCTACTGCCGCGTATTCGACCTCGAAAAAGCCCCCGACCAGCCCATGGCCGTCAATTTAAGCGAGATCGACGACAGGGATCGCGCATTCATTAACGGCGTTCCCGTCGGCTCGACGGGAGATTTCCAGAACGCAGAGGCCCAAGCATACGATCGAACGAGGCTTTATCTGTTTAACGGCGATGTTCTGCGCCAGGGCACAAACGTCATCGTCGTTCATGTAAGCGGATTCTCGTTATCGGCGCGATGGGGCATGATCAACGAACGTACCCGTATCGGACCGGCCGAGCTTCTTCTCAAAGAGCACGACAGGCTCAATTTCACGCAGCTTTTCCTGTTAACCGTATACGCCACCGTCGGAGCTTACTTTCTCTTTCTGTTCGTGAACCGTCGGAGGGACCGCGAGAATCTCTTCTTCGCTCTATTTGCACTGGCGCTTGTACTCTATCAGTTTCTACGCACACAGATCAAATACGATCTCTTTGACTCCTTCTTCATATTGAAGAGGATCGAGTATATCGCTCTTATGACGCTCGTTCCGCTCTTCTATCTTTTCTTTCGAGCCTATTTTACCGTGCAGAACAGCCGGGCAAAACTCATACTGAACACAGGCGGAACCGTGGCCATCGGCATCGCAGCGGCGTGTATCATCACCTATCTTGTATCGCCTGATCCGCTTTTCTGGTCATCGGTAAATAAGACTTTCTATCTGCTTGGCGCCGCTCCTCTTGCCATGCTACAGATCGTCGCCCTGCTCGGTTATCATGCCTTTCAAAAGAACCGAGACGCCATTATTATGATGACGGGCCTGATCGTTCTCATGGCAGCGATGGTCGTCGATTCACTCTCGACGTTCGGGTACATTAACGTCGCGCGCATCGGCACCTATGCCTTCTTTATCTTTGTGGTCAATCTTGCCCTGATTCTCGCCAACCGCTTCGTGCGCCTGCACACGGAGGTTGAAGATCTCAACCAGAATCTCGAACGCAAGGTCGAAACCCGCACCGAAGAGCTGCAGCTCACACTGAAAGAGGTGCAGACGCTGAAAGAGAAACAGGACGGAGATTATTTTCTCACGTCGCTATTGATCAGTCCACTGGCGCGCACCGACGTAAGGTCAGAACGGATTGACGTGCAGGTGCTCACAAGACAGAAAAAGGCCTTCACGTTTAACCGCCGACAGTCCGAGATCGGCGGCGACATCTCCATCGCCGAGCGTATTCATTTACAGAGTCATCCGTATATCGTTTATATCAATGCCGATGCCATGGGAAAATCCATCCAGGGAGCGGGCGGCGCTCTCGTCATCGGCACCGTTTTTCGCGCCCTGCTCGCTCGCACGCAGAACACCGACGAATTCCGCAATCTGCCGCCCGAACTCTGGCTGAAAGAGGCCTATCGCGAAATCCAGGACGTTTTCTGTACATTCGACGGCAGCATGCTTCTCTCGGCTTCGATCGGCCTCATCGATGAGCGCGGCATCCTCTACAGCTTCAACGCCGAGCATCCGCGCACGGTTCTCTATCGAAGGGCACAGGCCTCCTTCGTCGACGCTGATCCGATGTTCTTTAAATTCGGCATCGACATCGTGCGCGAAAGCTTCTCGGTGCTCGTTCAACCGCTCGAACCGGGCGACGTGCTCATCCTCGGCACGGACGGCCGGGACGATATCATGCTCACCGAGGGCATCAACACCGATCAGGATCTGTTTCTGCGACATGTTGAAAAAGGTGATGGCAATCTCGCCGACATCATCCGTTCTATCAGGGATAGCGGTGAGTTAACCGACGACCTGTCGCTTCTGCGAATCGCTTTCGCCGGCAATACGAGCCGGCACGACGCGAAAACCGACAGCGCATACAACCGAAACAAGGCCCTGAAATTCATAGAAATCGCCGAATACGATAAGGCTATCTCGCTGCTTGAAGCGGCCGTCGACGAGAATCCCGTCGACACCGAATCGCTGTACTGGCTGTCGTATCTGCAGCGCAAGCTTGCAAAGCGCCGCAAAGATCTCGAAAAAGCCGTGCAGACGGGCGAACGCGTGCATATACGACGCCCCGACGACGTACGCAATCTCATCAATCTCATGGTCTGCTATCGCAGGCTCGGCTCGCCGGCGGCGACGATCATCGCCGAAAAGATCGTGGCCCTTGATCCGTCATCGACAAAGGCGCGGCGCCTGCTGCGCTTCGTGCATGAGGAATGA